The following are encoded in a window of Arvicanthis niloticus isolate mArvNil1 chromosome 1, mArvNil1.pat.X, whole genome shotgun sequence genomic DNA:
- the LOC117717029 gene encoding olfactory receptor 5P59, whose amino-acid sequence MAFLQDGNHTAVTEFILLGLTDDPVLRVVLFTIILCFYLVTVSGNLSTILLIRVSSQLHHPMYFFLSHLAFVDMGLSSSVTPNMLFNFLLERKSISYTGCGIQLGSADCIASVECFLLAAMAYDRFMAICNPLLYSIKMSAEVCIQLVVGSYIWGFLNASLIIMVYFFSFLFCGPNRIDHFFCDFAPLAELSCSDVSISVLLISFSAGSITIITVLVIAISYSYILITILKMRSTEGRHKAFSTCTSHLTAVTLYYGTITFIYVMPKSSYSTEQNKFVSVFYMVVIPMLNPLIYSLSNNEIKGALKRHLGMKTLS is encoded by the coding sequence ATGGCTTTCCTACAGGATGGGAACCACACTGCAGTGACAGAGTTCATTTTATTGGGCTTAACAGATGACCCAGTGCTTAGAGTCGTCCTCTTCACCATCATCCTGTGCTTCTACCTGGTGACTGTGTCTGGGAACCTCAGCACCATCCTTCTCATCAGAGTCTCTTCCCAGCTCCATCAccccatgtacttttttctcagcCACTTGGCTTTTGTTGACATGGGCCTTTCATCTTCTGTCACACCCAATATGCTTTTCAACTTCCTGCTGGAGAGAAAGAGTATCTCCTACACTGGATGTGGCATTCAGCTTGGTTCAGCTGATTGCATCGCATCAGTTGAATGCTTCCTTCTGGCTGCCATGGCTTATGATCGCTTCATGGCAATCTGTAACCCACTGCTTTATTCCATCAAAATGTCTGCAGAAGTCTGTATCCAGTTGGTTGTGGGATCTTATATATGGGGCTTTCTTAATGCTTCCCTCATCatcatggtttattttttttcttttctcttctgtggaCCAAATAGAATAGAtcattttttctgtgattttgctCCTTTGGCAGAACTCTCCTGTTCTGATGTCAGCATTTCTGTACTTCTTATCTCATTTTCTGCAGGCTCAATCACTATTATCACAGTGTTAGTCATAGCCATCTCCTATTCCTACATCCTCATCACCATCCTGAAGATGCGCTCTACTGAGGGTCGACACAAGGCCTTCTCCACCTGTACCTCCCACCTCACTGCAGTCACTCTCTACTATGGAACCATCACATTCATCTATGTGATGCCCAAGTCCAGCTATTCCACAGAGCAGAACaagtttgtgtctgtgttctaCATGGTGGTGATCCCCATGTTGAACCCCCTCATCTACAGCCTCAGCAACAATGAGATTAAAGGTGCTCTGAAGAGACATCTTGGTATGAAAACACTTTCTTAG